A section of the Oryza sativa Japonica Group chromosome 1, ASM3414082v1 genome encodes:
- the LOC136355363 gene encoding uncharacterized protein, whose amino-acid sequence MVPLMPIRVLAGVQWRRHHFSASGRLCRVPGAPADVATTSPGTGVPSSLPARPRRRPNFAGTPSSPRRPLLPPRRLVAPLHHHLHQHRSGVFHAVPPSAQPLLPAIIVSSSSPIVLVVDVPSVARLVVSRRRLRHRHRSGVFHVVLVPVQPLPAVLVASSPVPVVVVVVVVVLSSFPVVVAFVPPSSRSRSSSSLRQDRCSPVLVFVLGSASSSLVPAASRLRPRIAAEAVPSPFVSVVPVCLRRARSSLSFPRLVAWWLVALLVCFA is encoded by the coding sequence acgcgtcctcgccggtgtccagtggcgtcgccaccacttctccgcctccggccgcctctgccgcgtccccggtgcaccggccgacgtcgccaccacctctcccggcaccggagtgccgtcctctctcccggccaggccacggcgtcgcccgaatttcgccggaacgccgtcgtctccgcgccggcctctccttcctcctcgtcggctcgtcgccccgctgcaccaccaccttcaccaacatcgcagcggcgtgttccacgccgtccccccctccgctcagccgctgctgcctgccatcatcgtttcatcgtcgtctccgatcgttctcgtcgtcgacgtcccgtcggtcgcccggctcgtcgtctcgcggcgccgcctccgtcatcgtcatcgtagcggcgtgttccacgtcgtcctcgtccccgtgcagccgctgccggctgtcctcgtcgcctcctcgccggtcccggtcgtcgtcgtcgtcgtcgtcgtcgtcctctcgtcgttcccggtcgtcgtggcgttcgtccctccgtcaagccgttctcgttcgtcgtcctcgcttcgtcaagatcgctgcagccccgtcctcgtgttcgtcctcggctccgcgtcgtcaagcctcgtgccggccgcgtctcgccttcgcccaaggatcgccgccgaagccgtcccctcgccgttcgtctccgttgtgcccgtctgtctccgccgcgcccgttcgtcgttgtcgttcccacgcctcgtcgcgtggtg